CGTGGTCTCGTGGTTGTATCAAAGAAGGATTATGACCAATTACTAATTACTTCCAAGACTCCAACGCTTGAATTCTTAGTCGAACATGCCAAAACATTTAAGCGACGTCTAGTTCCACAACcagaacttgaaaaattatttaacTTGGTCAATGCACCTTCAGTAGAGCATTTGGGTGAAAAAGCAAATGCCCTTGGATACAACATCATTGAAAAAGCTACCCACGAAGAATTGGTACAACATATGCAATACCCCAAATTGGAGTTTTTGATTTCAGAAGCAGATAAGCAATGTTATGCCCTAGTTAAAAAACCTATCCTCCAAGAGTTAAAAGATTGCAAAGAATCTCCATCTTTGGATTTCTTATCCGAAAAGGCTAATAATCTAGGCCACATTCTTCTAGATAAAGCCGAATACGACTCTTTGGTTACTACAATTAAAACACCTTCTTTGGAGCACTTGACGGAAAAGTCGGCGGCATTAAGGAAAGTTATAATTGATATAGAAGTGTTTGCGAAGATTAAGAATGAGCTCGAATCGCCTGatatgaattatttgaCTGAGAAAGCTAATCAATTAGGCTATGCCTTGATTGATCGTGCGGAGTATAAAATACTAGTACAGACTTCTCAAATGCCTTCAATAGACTTCTTAAATGAACATGCGAATAAAAATTCACACGTTCTAATACCTGATACGGACTATAAGAAAATGACCAGTCAAATCGATGATCCGACTTTAGAATACTTAACTGAAAAGGCtcagaagaagcagcaTACTATATTATCCTGTGAAGAATTTAAGAGTATTCAAGATTCATTAGAGTCTCCGTCTGAAGAATATTTACACGACAAGGCTGtgaaattttcaaaagtcGTCattgacaaaaaagaatacGAAAAGAGCTTAGCAATTATTGTAACACCTTCTCTCGAATTCTTGCAAGAACATGCTGAGAACATAGATAGGATTTTGGTCGAGAAAGAGGTATGGGCTGACCTGAACAAAGTAAACTCTGACCCATCAGAGGAGTTTTTGTTAAAACATGCTGAATTGAAAGGGAAAGCATTGATTAGCGTAGGAGACTTACAGAAGCTACGTGAATCTGTAGATCATCCATCATGGCAGAAAGTAAAAGTAGCTGCACAGGAGCAGAACTATGTCCTAATTAGTTCAGATCAATAtcagaagttgaaagataCTGTCTCCAATCCATCCATTGATTTCATTAAACAAAAGTTATCTAATTCTGCTTTCATGTTGTTAGAGAAACTGgaatatgaagatttaGTAGAGCAAGTTAAGAATCCTAGTTTGGACTCTATAACCATTTTAGCTGAAAAACATGGATACTTGCTTATTGAACGCAAAAAGTTGGATTCTTTAAAACACCCCTCATTAGATTCTTTACAGTCGATGATAACCTGGCATGATCATGTGATGGTTCCAAGAAACACCTACAAATCATTAGTTGAATCAAGCGTCGAAAATATCTCTAATGATGGAATTTTCCAATTATGTAATAAGTTTGGCTTAAAACCTGTTCCAATCAATCAATATCAGAAACTCGTTTCTccagatgaagaaaaagTATCAGAGTATGCATCCAACTTTGGTTTGATTACTGTTGCAAGAGAAGAGTTTGATCTGATGAAAGTCAAAGCCGAGCATCCTGACAGAGATACAATCGGTAAGTCTGCGGAATCAATAGGATTAAAGATCTTAACAATCAGTGAGTATTCGGTCTTGTTATCCAAAGCTGATAAGGTTGACCATTTTACCAAGGCTGATGTAGAAAGTATGGCTGATTCGCTAGGTCTAGTTACTCTTCCAATAACCAGATACAATGCACTTGTGGAAGATGCTGATGAATATTCAAGCTCGAATAGTCCAACCCATAAATCCAAAGTTTTGGCAGGTAAAGAGTACTTCGAACACGTAATTCGTAAACAGAAAAAACTCTCAAGTAGGGATAAAGTGTTTGAATCCGCAAAATCATTAGGATTTGTCACTTTGTCTTCCCAGGAATACAAAGAGTTGgtgaaaaaacaaaaagagCATGTCATCTCAAAAACTGATGTTTATACTGGTGCCCGTATGTTTGATTTGACAGTTTTACCAAGCGAGGAATATAAAGCTTTATTAAAGAAGGCTGctgcaaaagaaaatttaaCGTACGAAGATTTGCAAATGCTTGCTTCTAAGCTTGAAATGAAATTAGTCCCCATCAACTTCCAACAGCGACCCCCTCTGTCGAAATTTTACTCTAAACAAAAGCCGTCAGAACAAATTGCCGAAAAGAGCGAAGTCAAAGCCAGTGACGCGTCTGACACAAAAATCAACATAGCCTCGAGCGccattgaatattttaatgaattcGAGATATCTTCTGGCGTGAAATCAAATGTCCGGAATAGtattatttcatcatcttcgGAATATACAGATGCTCTGGATGAACAGTACGAAGACGTGAATGATATGGAATCTATTGCATCTACTATTCGTATGGACTCAGTTCCctcttctttgaattccTTAAAAGCGCAGGCCAAAGCTCTTGGTTACTTACTTGTGCCAGAAGATGGCGACAATATGAGTAAACAGGAGGCTTCGATTCATCACGTCGAGGCGGAATCGGCTGATCCTAAAATGACAGATGTTCCGCAGCTATTAGAAGACAATGGCTCGGGCGAAAGTGATTCTGACAGTTTTGTAAGTACTTGGGATGAACGAACGCTTTCTGAAAGGGCCAAGAAAATCGGAATGACTGTACTAACGATCGAGAGGTTCCATGAATTCGAAAAGCTAACAAAAGATTTAGCTTCTAAGGACGTATTGATAGAGCGAGCTTCAAAGTTGGGATTACTATTGATTAGTTCAGAGGAGCTAGATAACTTAAACCAAAGAATAGCTAATTCCATAGGCTTGGATGAAATTGACAATTACTTGCAGTCCAAGAAGCTGAGAACTATTGATTTAGAAAAATTGTCTATCATGGAGAATCAATCTAGGATTTTAGAAACCAGCATACTTTTGAGCAAGGAATCAATTTTGGAGCATGCCGGTGAGTATGGATTAATAGCTGTTCCAAAATCAGACTATCTTCGTATTACACAGCAGTTGGACAATGATAAATTAACTGCAAATAACATAAAAGAGAAAGTTGAACCGTTAGGATACGTGGCTATTAAAAAGGTTGCTTATCAGAAGATGCTCGAAGATGTAAATAAGGTTGATGACTCCAAACTAGAGAACTACGCTAATGAAACAGGTAAGATAATTCTTGGAAAAGCTGAGTATCATGATTTGAAGATCAAGGCCATACCTGTTTGCCCTCCCTCCTCTATTGTGACTAAGGAAATGATCATGGACAAGGCTAAGGAATTTGATATGGTCGTATTACCAACCACAGAATATAATAAGTTAAAAGCGCCGATTTCAGATGATGACATGACTACAAAAGCGAAGGAGCGTGGTAAAGTGGTGATCGAAAAAGGTGAATATGACCATCTGCTAGATATTGAAGAGCAATATAATGACAATATTTTAACCAAGGACGATATAATTGATAAAGCCCGCGAGTATGAGTTGGTTGTACTAGATACCGACCGCTTTGAAAAAATCAAAGAACAACTTGCTTCTAGAGCAGATATTTTGACCGCATCAGATGTGATTTCTAGGGCAGCAGAATTCGGATTGGTCCCGATCCAAAGAGACCAATTTGAACAAATAAAACTGGAACTGGAGCATCCAAAGTTCACGAGGGAAATGATTGTTGAACAGGCCGTCAATTTTGACTTGATTGCAATTGAAACCAACGAATATAATAggttgaagaagctgcCTCACTTTTCATTTGATGGTGTATTCGACTCACCGAATAATATCGAAGACGACCTTGATGAACTTTCAGATAACGAATTTACAGATAGTGAGATCAAACAACTCAATAAGACTGCAAAGCGTTTTGGATTACTATGTATCCCAGAGGCTGCATTTGTTGCTACTTCTTTTGCAAGTATACCTGATGTCGATAACGTTGTTATCTTACCAATATCCTACTATAATAAGCTACTTGCCAAAGAAGTCGAAAATGTCGCACAAGTTACTGACTGGGAATTACAATCAGAGGCTAGAAAACGTGGGTTTAATATTAGTTTAGGCTTGAAGAAAGATCCAGATGTGATTTCTCCTGGGCTGCTGTGTCCTCCAAAGATATCACGATTCCCAACAAACAGATCGGTGGTTTCTGCTGACTCAAAGACTACCATTAGGAGAAACTACGCTGAGGCCGCTGCTTTGGCTGTACAAGGGTACAGTGAATCACAATCGAGAGCAGGTTCGAAGATGCCGTCCAGTGCTTCCTCAGTGGGTAAAAATGCAACTACTGCTACTGTCGAACAAGGAGCTAGCAATCCCTCCAATACAGCAAACCTGAGTGCAGGAAACTTAGTGATAAGTCGTCGCAATTCCATTGATATGGGCGTTTCGTTGCTTACCGTAGCCTCTTTGAGTGAACCAAGCATCATTCCAGCATTGACTCAAACAGTCATTGGTGAATATTTATACAAATATTACCGTCGTTTAGGGCGTCTCAGTTCTCAATTCAGCGGTGCTCGTCACGAAAGATATTTCTGGGTCCATCCATACACTTTAACTTTATACTGGTCCACCTCCAACCCTGTTCTAGACAACCCTGGTAACACGAGAACAAGAGCAGCAGCTATACTGTCTGTGGAAAGCATAGATGATCCTAACCCCTTCCCTGCCGGATTGTACCACAAGAGTCTTGTCGTGAAGACTGAGGCTCGTGACATCAAGTTTACCTGCCCAACACGACAAAGGCATAACATCTGGTTCAACACTCTACGCTATCTATTGCAAAGAAACATGAACGGTATTAATTTAGATGATAACCATATTTCAGCGGGTAGGATTACCAACCTACCAGGTGAGGATCCTAGAGAGGCTACCAGTCGTCTATTCTCGACAAGACAATCTGGTGGTATTAACAAGTACCTGAGAAGGTCTGACTCTATGTTTTCTTTAAGATGAattacaaaaacaaacagGACAATGTTAATGACATGAATTTTCACTTTCCGAGAGATTGTTTTATGATTGGAATTTATACAATCACATAATTTATACAATCAcataatttaataatagATTAAActctttattctttttgtttgtcTACTCATTCGTCAATAAATCCAACTCTAGGCTACGCgaggttttttattatttcaagCAAAAGACACTTTTtataaccaaaaaacaaaattaaataGCATCATCGGATAacattaattaattatacatatttgtttcaaatagATTAAAAAATCCTTACCTTCGTACACAATACACTGCCGatcataaaataaataataaatgtCCTCCACAAATGTGGCAAACTCTAGAAGCGTAGAACTGCATCACATATCTATTGTGACAAAATCCAAAAGCAAAAAAAAGCAgctgcatatatatacctcTCGTCCGTCTTAGTCTCTCACCAGATCATCGTCTGTAAAATCTTTACATTAGCATGCaaattcctcttcttctccGTAACCAGCTGTGAATCGCAGCCCTTATATTCTTCGTCAGTGGTACCATCAGCGTTCATCTTAATAAGTCCAGCTTTTAAATAAACCTCGATATCTTGGTCGTTCCCGTGCTTAAAACAACACCGCTTGCCATATCTACAATAGCCCGTTGTAGACCAATTAATACACGGCTTCGTTCTAAACTTGTTCGACCGTTCCTTGAATTTCAACTCGTGCAACCCATGAGCAAACTGGCACTTCGTCGCATACTTGCAGAACCCCGTCGTTGCAAACGACTCGCACAGCTCCGTCTTGTAAAGAGTCTTGTTAACCTTCTCCtgtggctgctgctgctgctgctgctgctcatCTAGCTCCGCCGCCCGCCCCTCCCCATCCTCCTGCGTCACATGCCGCTGCTGCACTCCCGCAACCACCACACTCTCCTTCTCACCCTCACGCACCGGATGCTGCAGCATAGCAAGATTCTCCGTCGTCAACGGCAGCGTCCCATTAGCAGGCCTGTACTGAGAATTAATCTCCACCTCCAAACTACTCTCCGACCCAACCACACCACCCTGCTCTTCACCAAAACCCCCACACCGCTGCAACCACCCAGGAACACCCCCCCCAACCTTCACCTGCGGCTTCCCCTCATCACACCCACTCGACACTGCCTCAAACTCATGGTCATCCGACAACAATGTCTTGATGTAGTACTGCTCTATCTCCCGAATCCTCCAGTAATAATCCTCATTTTCGCGCGAAAAGATTGACGACGTGTGAGTAGAACTAGACGACATATTCGTAGGGTAAGCACTGCTCTGACCACTAATATAAAAATTCATCCTTTAAAATTTCCTCCTCCGGTGATCCTGTCTGTTGCCTCACAAATCCTATTTGTCTGGCACCTTTTCCAAACTCTCTTGATCAGACACCTGTCTATGCACAATCTACTATCGAAAGATCTACCCTAACGAATCactacatatatatatgctttataaaaaatcaCCGCAATTGTTAATAGAAGACGAGCTCACATTACGAGCCTGCAGTAAGTCTCTGCGCTCCCACTAGCGCACACTAGGCAGGCTGTTGGGTTCCAGGGTGCTGTCCTTTTACCTTTAAACCCGTTCTTGGGTGTCGAAATTCTGGGTGTGTGGGACCTGCACCCAGATTACGTAATTTTGTGATCGATTATGTCAGCGCATGGTCGTTCTCGAGCGCAGGCTCGAGGGTCGGCAGCGGGGTTTTAGTGTGATGGGCAGAGGGGAGATCGGAAGAGAGGCGAAGAGAACGGAGCGGATCCGGGGGTCCCCTGGTACTGTATAGAACAGGCGCAAACGTGGCACGGTGCTTCTACTTCGTGGTTTTGGGCTGAGGAGGCGGAGGATGCGGGAGCGGAGTGGGGTGGAGGGAGACCGGGTAACCAAgttggtgaaaaatttggaaaagatgGGATATGGTTCTCTGGATCAGTGATGGggatattatatacatatgtatatgtgtatgACGGTTGGTGGAGTGTCTACTGGTTGGAGTTATTGGGTCAGGATATATTATGGACTATAAGGAGGAACAGGAGCAGGAATTGGAGGTGCTAAGGTCGATATATCCGGAGGAAGTGGAGGTTCTGTGTGGGGAGTATCCCAGGATAAGATTCCAGGTGGATTTGAAGTTGGAGGTGGTGCCCTTGGAGAGGTCATCTTTTACCTGTGATACGATAAGTAAGGAGCATCATCTTGTGTTGGAGTTTCAGCTGCCTGAAAGGTATCCGGAGGAGGCGCCGGAGGTTAAGATTGAGCCATATGTGGTTTCGATGGAGGGGGGAGGAGAggaaggagaaggagaggaggaggaggaacaGGAATACGATGATCATGGGAATCTTATTGTGGGGAAGGTAGAGAATATCCCAGATCTGATTACTTTTAACGAGTACGTTCCAAAGCTGATGCTGGATGTTCATCGACAGGTGGAGGAGGACATGCTGCTTGGGATGCAGATGTGTTTTGCATTAATCTCTTCGATCAAAGAGCTAAGTGAAGATTGGTTTCAAAGGAAACTGGACAGTCTGGAAAAGGAGCATGAGCGAAGGCTGCGTGAGAGAGAGCTGGAGGAGCAGAAGAAATTCCGGGGCACCAAGGTTACTAGAGAGTCGTATTTGGCTTGGAGGTCCAAATTTAGACAAGAATTGGGGCTGGAAGAGAGAGATGCTGAGAGAAGATTACAGGCACATTGCGGCAGAATAACTGGCAGGAAACTATTCGAACAGGGCTTGGACGGTGAAGACGATGCAGATGGCGTTGGATACGAAGAGGAGCTGTCGCAAGCTGTTCGGGATTTGTAGACGAGGAGCACATGGACTGGTTTATTGCTGgtataaaaagaaagagaaaaaagGCTGCAGCGGAGCCAAAGTTCCAAAGGTCTATCTagattttttattagtatAGATCTGTTTTTCATGTTATGTAGGCAGAAGTAAAATAGAAGAGTAAGAAGAATTGTCAGCGGAATAGATGGAGGAGTAAGAAGAGACAATTAGAGAAAATGGAGAAAGGGGGAAGAAAAAATACATTATATACGGCTTTTGGAATATGTGAAGAGATCGGCAAAGGCATCTTTACCACCTTTGCcagatgaagatgcagCAGTAGAACTTGTCGTACTGGAAGCCATCGCTGTTGGTGAAACTTGACCGCCCCACTGTAAAAGTTCATCCGACACAAAATTACCTGGATGAGTCGCAGACAGACTATTGACAACTGATGGTTGCCCAGTTTGTGGACGCTGCTCGCTCTGAAAGTCACCGAAGTCATCATCCTCAGCATCACTCTCAGTGTGGCCGTTGTGATGACTATCAGCATTACCGTTGTTATAGACAGCAGTAACGGCAGGGGTGTCATCCAAATCCAATAGATCAGGAACTGGCTCAGTATTACTGTTTCCCTTTATAGAGGCCTTTCTCTGCTTCTCACTGTTTTTAATCCGTTCTCGTAATATTTCCCGCCTTTGTCTACGCTGTTCATCCACTGCAGACGATCTTCTCTGCCTATggtttgaagaagaactatCGACAGCCCGGGCAACATTGCGTGGTTCGTATTCCTCAAACTCGTCATCTAAATCATAAGAAGAGTACGAAGATCCAGAGACATTCCCCACACGTACTTGATTGTCATTATAGGACCCACTCCCATCTGCACCAACCCCACTGGAACTAATTTGAACAGACTGCTGCTTGTGCTTCGCCCTAGCCCGTTTTAAATACGCAGTATCCTCAATATACTGCACCACCTGTTCACACCTCTTTTTAATTCCGCGCTCGTGAATCTCCATTTTGCCGTCGTTGCTGAACTCCACCTTGAACTGCATAGTATCCCGCGTTAAAATATGTTTGTGTGTATTTATACAGCTGAGTACCTGATCCAACTCCTGTCCAGAAGTACTCGTGAAtaacaaatattccaaCAGCAACAAGCATTTCAGCACCACCCGCCATTCATTCCCATAATTCACATACTCCTTTCTAGCCTTCTCATACAAATTCTTAGGTCTCTTGGCCATATGATCCACAAGCCTCTTCATAGTATACTCAGTGATAAGATACATAGGAACCTGATACCTATTGCGCATCACTTTAGCTAATTGCTTGGGCGTAGGCCCCCAAGAGTCTGTATTAGTAGCTCGTCTAATATCAACTTGGTAAGGTTCATACTGGATAATCATGTTCTGAGCAAACCGCGCTGCATTTCGGATATCATGAATACCCAAATTACCGATCTTCTTGGATAACGAATCCATATCcctttctttttaacagatactcctcctcctgctccgTAGACCTAGCAGATTATCAGAAGAGCCACTGAGTCAACTTGTTCTTTCGTGGTCTCGTCATAGAACTTTTTAACCAAGAGTCCTTTTGGCAAAAGtttaaaactaaaaaaaattgtacATTCATTATGCGGTGTATGGGCGCAACACAACTGGCAAAGGAACTCCTCCAGGCAATAACTGATATGCTATCTGCCAGTTGTTCAGGATATGAATGAGGGGGGCTATAAGAGTGTTCATCCATTGGAATGTGTTTCTATATGAAAAGATGCTTAGTCGCATGTCTTGTCCTTGTTTGCGCAAGGTAAGTCTTCCAAAAAGAAGGTCAGAAGCAAGTCATCGGGGTCTGCCCTGCGAGGAATGTGTTAATGTTAAAACTATCAGATTAGGTATCGAGATTATGTTTAATTCTATTTTCGGTATATCCGTTTACAGGATTCAACGAGAGATTTCCTCGAGGTCCTTGTGTTCGGCTGATTGTTTAAGAGGATGGCAAACAAGTACAGGATTTACCTAGAGATTGCGCAGCCATGTATTGGAATGTATCGCGGCCACAATGGGTCAATTGATCTATTGTACCGTTTGCCAACAGGCGAAAGGAAGGAATTGAAAGAATATATGGTAACCATACTGGTACTGTTAATGAAGTACCGGCTATATTGTTCCTCATTCTTTGGATCGATTGAAGGCAGTTAGTTCTCTTACTAATCAGTCACccttttaagaaaaaagtaaaactaaataatttttgatgaagtaCATAACCTCGAGGATATTTTAAAGCTGCCCATCACCTTCTTTTATTGTGCGCTAAGATTATCTTTCGAGCATTATCGAGTGTCAGTACAAATGGACCACCATAGTGATTTTTCTTGGTGTGGTGATGGACAGGGGTTCTGGCCTATTTCGTTCTACTATGATCTTACGTTATGTTTCATCGACGGTgtattgttgaatttgacTTCACTATTGATGTTAGTTGGTGGGTCTTGGCGGCTTTATACTTTAGTGGAGAGGCCTCATCCAGGGATAAAATACAGGTGGAACTGGCTATTGGTTAGCAGGATTGGTATGGtcttattatttttattttttaatattctaTCTGCGGCGATGTCGGCAAAACTACAGCTGAAGTGGTCTAGTTCTAGCCAATTCAGCTTAACGATTATTTCGCTGCTTGTTTGTTTATGCCTAGAATGGGTGTCGTATATGAGATCCAAAGTTTCTGATGGTCTGCTAATATTTTTCTGGTTGTTTCAGACTTTGTTTCAAGGATGTAAGGTTATCAATTACTTAATCAGGCATAGCTATGAGAATAGGTGGCCGGTATCGAAGGATATGTTTATTCTTTTGCTGTTCCAAATGATCACTgctttctttgttctttctttggAGAGCTTGTTCAAGAAGTCTGTAATGCCATATCAGGAGATTATGGAATATCGGTTAGGCCGAAAACGGAATCCTGTTGATTCTACCAACATTTTGGAACGCCTTTCATTTACATGGATGACTGCATTGATGAAAATTGGTTATGAAAAGTACTTAACTGAAGACGATTTATATAGACTTCCAGAATCTTTTCAAGCTAAGGCAGTTTCTCAGGAGCTGAACAAACATTGGGAAACGGAGATTAAAACGAAGGCCAAGCCTTCCTTAATTTGGGCATTGTTTCGGAGTTTTGGTACTAAAATAATTCTGAGCATGGTTTTCAAGGTTGCGCATGATTTGTTGGCATATACACAACCCCAATTATTAAAGCTGTTAATTAAGTTTGTATACGATTATTCCACAGCTGTCTCGAATGATACGACTTTAGAGGATCTTCCGATTATCCGTGGGTTTATGCTTGCAATAGCCATGTTTTTAGTGGGTGTAGTTCAAACTACAGTGATCCAACAGTATTTTGCATTAGCTTTCGATTCGGGAATGCATGTTTCGAGTAGTATGACCAGTATGGTTTACCAGAAGTCTCTCAAATTATCCAATGAGGCATCGCAAACGTCAATGACCGGTGATATTGTTAACCTGATGTCTGTTGATGTTC
This region of Eremothecium cymbalariae DBVPG#7215 chromosome 4, complete sequence genomic DNA includes:
- a CDS encoding uncharacterized protein (similar to Ashbya gossypii AGR044C) translates to MNFYISGQSSAYPTNMSSSSTHTSSIFSRENEDYYWRIREIEQYYIKTLLSDDHEFEAVSSGCDEGKPQVKVGGGVPGWLQRCGGFGEEQGGVVGSESSLEVEINSQYRPANGTLPLTTENLAMLQHPVREGEKESVVVAGVQQRHVTQEDGEGRAAELDEQQQQQQQPQEKVNKTLYKTELCESFATTGFCKYATKCQFAHGLHELKFKERSNKFRTKPCINWSTTGYCRYGKRCCFKHGNDQDIEVYLKAGLIKMNADGTTDEEYKGCDSQLVTEKKRNLHANVKILQTMIW
- the GIR2 gene encoding Gir2p (similar to Ashbya gossypii AGR045W) produces the protein MDYKEEQEQELEVLRSIYPEEVEVLCGEYPRIRFQVDLKLEVVPLERSSFTCDTISKEHHLVLEFQLPERYPEEAPEVKIEPYVVSMEGGGEEGEGEEEEEQEYDDHGNLIVGKVENIPDLITFNEYVPKLMLDVHRQVEEDMLLGMQMCFALISSIKELSEDWFQRKLDSLEKEHERRLRERELEEQKKFRGTKVTRESYLAWRSKFRQELGLEERDAERRLQAHCGRITGRKLFEQGLDGEDDADGVGYEEELSQAVRDL
- the ENT5 gene encoding Ent5p (similar to Ashbya gossypii AGR046C), which translates into the protein MDSLSKKIGNLGIHDIRNAARFAQNMIIQYEPYQVDIRRATNTDSWGPTPKQLAKVMRNRYQVPMYLITEYTMKRLVDHMAKRPKNLYEKARKEYVNYGNEWRVVLKCLLLLEYLLFTSTSGQELDQVLSCINTHKHILTRDTMQFKVEFSNDGKMEIHERGIKKRCEQVVQYIEDTAYLKRARAKHKQQSVQISSSGVGADGSGSYNDNQVRVGNVSGSSYSSYDLDDEFEEYEPRNVARAVDSSSSNHRQRRSSAVDEQRRQRREILRERIKNSEKQRKASIKGNSNTEPVPDLLDLDDTPAVTAVYNNGNADSHHNGHTESDAEDDDFGDFQSEQRPQTGQPSVVNSLSATHPGNFVSDELLQWGGQVSPTAMASSTTSSTAASSSGKGGKDAFADLFTYSKSRI